The Chaetodon trifascialis isolate fChaTrf1 chromosome 11, fChaTrf1.hap1, whole genome shotgun sequence nucleotide sequence TGCTCAAGGACACAAGAACAACCTGACAACTCACAGCCAACCCTGTCCACCAACCAGGCTGTAACCATTATGATCAAGTTCTTTGTGTAAAGCCTGATATAGTTTGTTCCTTTGTGCCACAGAACTCCACTGTCATTCAGTactataaaaacacatgaaagactAAAGCAACAAAGCAAAGCGACGTTAACTAGAAACCACATCCCCAAGCCTGCTCAGTCACATGCAAATACAGAAGTTTCACATTAAATTTCAAGTTCCACATTCATTGCAATTAAGTGATATGTCACTCAGTGGTGTGattcttttatgtgtttttaatagattttaGATGATAGCAGAGCTctgtgacacagaggaataagctaCATCAGACCAAAGCATTTAGTTGGATAAGCTCACTGTTGGTTTGGGGGTCTACAGGGGAATtgtacaaagaaaataaaaagatgaaacaacACTGGCATTATCCTTTAATTAAAGGAGTACTTCACTGTTTGACAAAATAGAAACTGGCGCACATTACTCACTAAATGGGGCAATTAGAGtacagaaacatgtttgtgtaaTTACACAGTACAGGTGCTGTAAGCGATCTACTGACATCTTGACAAGAGTAAAAGTTCAGTGTTCTTAATGGATCATCGAGCTCCTCCCTCCATGTGCAGCGAATAACAGTTATGCAGAGAAAGCATGCACAAGTTGTCCCCCACTGTCtgatttttcattcatgtttcttCAAGTGAAATAGTTTGTTTGAGCAGACTGAAGCAGAAAGAGTGCCAGATACTGGCCACAGTCAagtgaaaacacaccaaaaacgctttatctctctctctctttcatgtgtGCAAATAAATGCGTTTGTGCTCCCGTAATGccacaaaatacagcaaaagtGGTGGAATTGTTGTTGGATTTCTTTCCTCCTGTGCCAGGTTTTCACCGCGTTGCATAAAGGTGTTTCTCATCCTGACTGTAATATATGGAAGAATTAATATATGCTGAGTAAAAGCAGTGATGTGATTCTCTTTGTGCAGCTCATGTTTTTGCACTAAGAAATATGATGAGTGAACTCTCACTTTAATCCATTTTCACACAGAGGTGCACTTACTGGTGTGTGAGAGCCAGGAGCCTGTCAAGGCTGGTGTATCCAGCTGCTGCCAGAGTGTCTCTGTACCTCTCCAACCCGACGGACTGCAGCCACACGCACACCGAccactcaggcacacacacctcctgtaCGACCGACACGCACACCTCTGAACCGACCCCTGACTCCAGCATAGTGGCTGTGGGTCTGCAAAAACAGAGAGACGGTGAGAGCAAGCGGGTTGGTGGTGGCAAAAATACTGAAACAGGAGTGTGAAATCATAATTGAAGGAGCACTGTGAATGTAAACCTAATAATCCTGGTGAAATAATGTAGGTGTGGGTGTGAGTAcagaatgaatgcatgtgtttggCTACATTAAATggatatgtacagtatgcattTCTATGTGCTTGTCTGTGATCTGGAAGCCGGGATTTACATGTACCTGTCCCCGCCTGTGCGGCGCAGAGTGCCGGGGTTACGGATGAGTTTATCCAGCATGTTGAGTATCTGGCTGAAGGTGGGTCTCTCTGCTCGCTCTCGCTCCCAGCAGTCCAACATTAACTGGTGCAGCACCACAGGACAGTCCATGGGAGCAGGCAGACGGTAGCCCTCTTCGATCGCCTTAATCACCTAAAGGAAGCACAGAGGTGGAGGTTTTATGTGTCTGTAACAGGTAAGCTTCCAAAGGCCAGAGTTCAGGTGAAAATGTTCCACTAGTGGTGAAttaaaacaatataaaataaaaatagacttTTGCAGAGCTCAGAAACGGGCAGAGATGTCAGTGTCTGTCCCAGTTCCATACTGTGTTCTGAATAATAGCATGCTACATTTTCTCAGTACATTGTGTTTGCAGTATGAAAGCATGTACTAGTACGAAACAgtatgaaataaatcaacataCGTTACAGTTTTGTACAGGAAACGATGAAATACGTGCGCCAACAGACGCTTCAATCAAACTGCCACTTTGAAGGACCCCTGCCAATTAAATTtcacaaaaagaaagcaaaacctTTTGCCGAAGatttattgcttttttgttgttttccaagATCTTTCCAGAGCCGTCTCACCACCGTCtgcaatttattttaattttttgcaGCTGTGAGCAGTCGCTCTATTTCCTTTGTACATTATACCGTGGGACGATACTGTTCGTCAGGGGTTTTCAGAGTCTGACGCTGTGGGCCCccaactcagacaaaactgaggCAACTGAACCTTTTGAGCCTTAGTCCTGGAACAAAATATTGCATTGCAACATAAAAAAGTTAATATTCAAGGATTGTGACTCCTATTATTAGTATTTGTCTTACTCCTATTTGGGGGATACAGTTCTCATAGTTTTGGGGCTGACAAGCACAAAGTATAATATTTCCATGGAGTCGGTAAGTTGGCTACAGCTACAGCCCCATTTTTAGCctctatttgtttacattttggcaaattaGCACCATTAAAAAGTGCTGAGTTAACTGCTAGCAGTTCCTGTTTGTAATGTGCCCATGGATGTCCAGTGATCAGAAGCTTCCTCTGATACGGAagtaaacattcatttattcatgatgGACACAGACTTATGATTCAGAGTATGCAAATAGTCACAATCTGGTGCGAAGGGTTTTTAAAGACCTTAATTGCctccatgagctgtgtgtcgcagcccctgctgcagctccaagTGCTGGCCAAATCACTCAACTTCTCTCATTGATACTGAAACCTTAGTATGTAGTGTGGAGCTGGGCTTCAGCTCAGGAGCGacacttaaaaaaacactgCCTTAAAGACGCTTCAACTGTATTTGGTTATGAGATCAGTCTTTGCCACCGTGTTTTCACTAAggcaaataaaccaaaaaaaaaataaagatcaGCTCAGTGAGCACTAATGTGCtccaaaaatgaatgaataaaaaaaaagacagtaaatAGGATGGATAAAGTGTCTCGAGAATGGCTCATCAGGAATGTTTTCTTAGACTACAACAGTGCTGCAGATGAAATCAATCATGTTTGAAAATTTCCATATGCCAGAATGCCTCTTTGACCTACTCAAACTTAACAAGCTTTGATGGCAAAGTGATTGCAAATTTGCTCTGAAATAGGATTTTTGTCTCACATCTCGAAAACTGTTCAGAACAACTAAAGTGCCCTTAAATTTACATAGTGTGTGCTTGGCACAGGGACACCAGTAAGCAGcgatttttattcatttttaatgaagcCTAAATATTTATCTTCAATAAAATGTGCTGTGACTGCTGAACAAAATCTTGGCTTGCTGCCCTGTCTGTGGATGATTTAAAGGCAAAATTTACATCTTTTTAAATGGTGCAGAGGTCAAAGACACCGGGTCAGGATGCAGTATGTCACACAGAGGACgctttgttttcctccagaaGTTCCCGCTTAAAATATCCTCAAGAAGTGGCGCCTTTTCCATTCATTTATCTGTTTAAACGGGGTCTGTTTAAGATGGAAGTAAAAGTGTCGACAGCACACTGATCACGTTTCAGGAAACTTGTAATTGATGTTAACGTTGTGACTGGTTGACTGACAGTTGTTCAGACAGGGAACCTGACGAGAAGCTTGAGCGTTCATATTATTGACCTCTTCCCTTTCAGTCATGGcaacattttactcatcacTGCTAAAATCTGAGGCAGAGTTTCACAACAGAGTGTACGCGGGCACCGCATGAGCCATCGTACAGACAGCTTTTAAGCAAATCCCCACTTTGACCATATTACATAAACCACTggtttggaaatgaaaatgaaggtgaATCTTCAAGTTATTACTCAAACTATAAACATTCATTAGATCTTCAAGATCTACTTCCTGGTTCACCTATGACCTCCTGTAAATACAACTCACACAAATCAGCGTGTGAGGTTGTGTTACCGCTCACTCTGCTCGTCCCTGCTGGAAAAATCCATACCCTCCATCTAAATCTGTCATTTCTTGAATTCATTATATAATTACAATGAAGGTGATCCAGTATTTTTATTTGACATGCAAAGGGCTTCAGGAATGAGCTTTTGTCCTTGAGGCAACTCATATGTTAGACGATAGAAAACCGACTCACGTCCTGGTTGTTCATGTCCCAGTAGGGTCTCTCTCCGTATGAAACCACCTCCCACATGACGATGCCGTAACTCCACACATCGCTGGCCGTGGTGAACTTCCTGTAGGCTATGGCCTCTGGAGCCGTCCATCTGATGGGGATCTTCCCTCCAGGGGAGAGATATGTCCCAGTGGCCTCCTAAAACAGTCATTTTGGTTACGTGAATTTGATTGTTGACTTAAATTTAAGATTTATTCTGATTTATATTGATGaaaagtctttaaaaaatgtgttctcAAAGGCAGTTTTAAACAAAAAAGAGTGCACATAAACAGGCTGTGAATAAATACTAATAAAGTGGAATcaggagacaaacaaacagcttgtTCACATCCAGCTTATATGTGTCTTACCCTTGTAGTGTAGGCAGCCTCTGGGTCGTCCTCCAGGACCCGACTCAGGCCAAAGTCAGACACTTTACAGACCAGGTTGCTGTTGACCAGGATGTTTCGTGCTGCCAGGTCTCGGTGAACGTAGCTCATGTCTGACAGGTACTTCATACCTGAGGCGATGCCACGCAGCATGCCAACCAGCTGGATCACTGTGAACTGGCCATCATGTTTCTGAAACAGTGAAATTATAGACAGACATAGCTTGGCAGTCACGACTGAGAGCATTTTATCTGTGATTTGCTGCGATTTCGGTACACTGGAAAAATGCTACTACAAACTTGATTTATGCTcgggaaaaaaatacaataaaatgcaTGTACCCGAAGAAAAGCATCCAGAGATCCATTTTCCATGTATTCTGTGATGATCATCAGTGGCTTACCTAAACAGGCAGAAACGTTAAGCTGAATtagaacatgcacacagctcAGATACGACCACAAAGAGTTGGTAGATTCTGTCAACAACTCACATCTTGTGACGACGCCCTCCAGCCTGATGATGTTGGGATGGTCGAACTGTCCCATGATGGAGGCCTCGGACAGGAAgtccctcctctgtttgtcaGAGTATCCCGCTTTCAGACTCTTGACGGCCACGTAGATCTCCCTCTTTCCGTGCACGCGCAGCCGACCACTGCACACCTCCCCAAACTCTCCTACACATATTGAGCAAACAGCAGTGTCAGCGCCAagtaagcatgtgtgtgtgggttagtgtgtgcgtgtgtgtgagtattaATGCCAGGCTTACCCATGCCAATAACCCGCTCAATGTGAATACTGCTAACATCAATCTCCTTGGCAAACTCGTGGATGGCCTGATCGGGATCTTCATAGGTGAACGGGTCCACGTAGATTTTGACTCCTGCCACGGAGGAGAGGCGGGAGAGGACAGGAAACGcgggaggagaagaagggatGCAGAGGAGGGTGAGAAATATTAGTTGTATAACTGCTGCATATGTTATGTAAATGTCTTTGGCTGTATGTGTATAAGATGTGTGCAAGTGGAtcagagaaaagagcagaaaacagggCGTCCATCTGTcgctctgtcttttttttacagtatatgtgtgtatgtgtgtgcgtgtgtgcatgtgtgtgcggtACCTGGGTTGagatgtttctcctcctcagagtcTTGCTTTGTTTTACTGTACTTGCTCCTCCTGATGAGACAAAAGAAATGATGGACAGTTAATACACAGACATAGAAAAGACAGGGAGGCCTGCCGGAGCGTGCCTGAAACCATTTCCTTTCACttgtctgacatgtttttgttgtgatttttaCAGTTCGGAGAACTGACAAAGGGGCatatgtgtcattgtttttaatttgttttttgttttttttcaccagcAACGCTGTGCATTCATTGGGTTTTTCAGGATTTTCGGCAATAGAAAGCGATGACAATGAGAACAGAGAGCAACGGGCTGCAGGAAAGACGCAGAGCGAGCAGATGAAAGCATTtatgggagagagggaggaggggcgATGCCTCAGGTAGCGCAAGATAAAAGGTGTTTTCCATTAAACAAAGAAACTGTCAAAACCAGCTTTGTGagtgagcaggtgtgtgtgtgtgtgtgtgtgtgtgttcgtgggCACTTGCGCATGcttgtgctcgtgtgtgtgtgagtacgcACGCTGGCGGAAGCTGACACACAAGCTGCGCTGCTGAAGAGACAGTAATGACAAGTCAGGGACAAAGGGATTATCACTGTCTCCACTCTAATCCCCTTTAAAAGctccaggtaacacacacacacacacacattatttagCCGCACAATAGCAGAGGAGTTGTGTGCGTTGTTTGTGTGGATTGGGGCAGTTCAAAAGCAGTAGTTAAGGTAGAGGCAGTGCACATACTGACGTCAGGGACGCACTGATGGGAAACTTCTAGCCAACAGAACGAGCCTATAGGTGTGCATGCCTGCCTGTatggctgcatgtgtttgtgtttgtgtgtgtgtgtgtgtgtgtgtgtgtgtgtgtgtgtgtgtgtgtgtgtgtgtgtgtgtgtgtgtgtgtgtgtgtgtacctgcggCTAATGATGAAGACAGCTGCAGATATCAGCAGTAAAATTCCAACCCcgctgacagacagcagcaggaaggctGAGTTGACTCCTTCTCCAATCAGAGGGAAGGGATCTAACGAGCAAGGACCAAGTCACCAACCACAAACTTGTAAACTGCGTCGCAACAAACTTTAATGCGTCGTCAAAAACCAATCAACGTGATTGTCAGATTACCTGAATTGGTGGAGAATTCAAATGGAGCGCTGAACTCCCCGTATCCAGCCGCTGTGCGAGCACGCACGTGGAACACGTACACAGTGAGGGGGTTGAGCCCCGTGACATCAACACTGCGAGAGAAGGTCCTCATTATGCGGTAAGACCTctctctctgatcctgattaGACGGGACAAAAAGAGGGGGCTCCTTTCAGCGCCTGACTGCAAATCCATCTCTGCTATCAGTGAAATACAAACAGCGTGCCAGCATATTGACATTCCAGACAGCCAGTCTGAGCTGCATTAACCTGCAGGTGTCTCACCTTTTCATAGAACTTGACCTCGTATTCCAGGATGACCCCATTGGGTCGATCCGGCTGTTGCCACGCCAACGACAGACTGTGCCTGGTGACATCGGTGGCTTGGATGGACGACACCGGAGAGGGAGctgagagagatggggagagatAAATCAGTGACAACAGTGTAACTTTGTGGAGTGACATTCTGTATATGATGCTACCAATAAGATAACAGTCTCACCGCCCTGCATCCACTCTCTATGGTGCCTGTTTGTCAACAATCCCATTGACTCAGTGCACCTGAGAACTGACCTAAATCTCATCCTTCCCTATTCCACAGAGACACGCCTCGATCTCCACTCGCTCTCCTCTTACGTCCCTCCACTTTCCACCCCTTTATGGCATTCGTCCTCCTTTGTGGCTGTTCACATGATATCGGGCCATATGGTGGTGCAGGTTGGACTTGACACATCCCAGACAGCTCTCatgctgtgcacacacagctaAGTTATTTCCCCGGGGCACTCGGAACTAAGCAGGTGTGCCGCTTTCTAAATGCCACCGCAACGACTTAAAGCAACGACAGTTGAGATGTAACAGCATGCACAAAAAAGCACACGCTGGAAAACTAATGGAGAGCATGTGTGAGGAGCGCCACACACCAGCTGACACCTTCACAAGCAAAATGAAACACGCCATAAAATCCGGGTGATTTTTCAAACACTTCTGTGGTCGAGAGCTGACACAATGAAAATCCCACCCTAAGATACACTCGTGCTGTTATGTGTCAACAGTTTTGCGATGTAGTGTTGTAATTTACTACGTCATATCTACTTTCCCTCATCCGGCTCTTTCTATTTGTATTTAAGTCAGTGATTTACATTTTCCCTAGAATACTTTGTGACATCCTCTTGAGAACACCCCTGTAATTAATTCAGCTGTTGTTAGGTGTAGGAGGACAGAGTAATAACTATGGCAGCTATGACAGTGATAGTAAGTAGCtgagagaaagcaagaaaagtgttttgtagctgtgtgtcattgtgttgatgatgatgtgagTGAAGAGACTGGTGTCTCTGCCTGTTCTGTGATGGATGTGTCCGCACATAATTGTTCAACATCAGTCTTATAGCATGATGTAAACAACACATTTGAAGTGTTTTGCAATATACAATCTTGCTAAACAGTATGACAATGCGGTCGTCTCTTTTATGCTTCAAAAGGTTGCGCTGATCTATTTTAACTGCATGCCAAATTAATGCAATTGAccaattctctctctctctctctctctctctctctctctctctctctctctctctctctctctatatatatatatagggtatatatatatatgtgtgtgtgtgtgtgtgtgtgtgtgtgtgtgtgtgtatcccaAATATATATCCTTACTGATATGAATGCAAAACCACATCACCAATAGCTGTTTTTCATCACTGGAGTGTTTTGGGTGGATACTAGCTTTAGTATGTAGCTACGTACCAAGCTTGTTCACATCATGCCTCCACACTTTTGAACATTACTCATGGGGCCTTGCTTCCCTGTGGGCCCACTTGCAGTGAACAGCAGTTTGCATTGTGCTGACCCACTTACGGGCAACATCTATAAGCAgattttgtgctgctgcaccgCTCAACAatctgacaaacacattcatcacACTTCTTCTCACCGGCTTGGTTGGTGGTGACGGTGACAGACACGCTCTGGGCAGCCCCTGCACCGCTGGCCTGGGAGACGCCATTGCGCGCGTGTACAATGAAGGTGTAGTGTGTGTGGGCCCTGAGCTCGCTCACCACCACCCTGGTGGTCTTCAGGGCGGTCTGGCTGGGAGAGAAGAGCACGTCGGAGCCACAGGGCAGGCAGAGTTGAGAGCTGGAGCCTGAGTCCAGTTTCGGGTAATCTCCAGGCACTGGCCTGCTCTGGAAAACACCCCTCCCTGACTGGACTTCAGATCCAACAATCCCCTGGTCTGACTGCATCTCCAGGCCGGTGTGCTGAGCCTCAGGATGGGAGATGCTGCGATTCCTGGGGAGGGCTTTAGCGCCAGTCTGACTGTGGCTCCCTGTTTGACAGATGAGACATTCCAGACTGTAGCTGGTGTCACTTCGTCCTCCAAGCCGGCGAGGGGGGGCCCACTCCAAGACCACCGAGGTCTCGTTCACCACAGAGATGAGCTGCTGTGGGGCTGACGGTGGCTCTGAGGAAGAGACAGGGATAACGCTTACAAGCTTACATTACATACTGCACATAATGGAGGTGACGTGCGCGGAGTGTATGGGGGGAGGATGCTGTGAGACATTAGCATGGGTCAAAATGCAGACATCTGGCATCAGACTGAAAACCATACTGTTCAGAGATGTTTTTGATGGGCTGgatgttttcttctgtggtattccttttttgtgtgtgtgagtctgagaGATggagtgtgtgcgcgcgtttTTATTTTCCCAGGCCAAGGAAACCATGTGCCGTATATAGGCATAATTAAGTTTATGACACACAGACCGAGGTCTCCAAGTCTGTCACACAGGAACTACTCAGAGacttagagagagagagaaagcaagagagagagaggggacattTATTCACTTCTCAATGTCTTTAGTTATCATTCCCAGACAGGATGTAGATGGTGGCTTAGTCATAAGTAATGGGATCATGAAACAGGGGTGGCATTCAGACAAGTttgtgtctctccctgtctggtGGAGATAGAGAGGTTGGGAGACAATGAGCATGCCTTCTTTTTGCTTGAATTTGCAAGCAAAACGCACAcatattgtctgtgttttcagttatgTATTGTCTTACTAGTATGTGTAAGTGTGCATGTTCTTACGGGTACAGGCCATGGAGGGTGGGTCGCTGTCAGCGCGGAAGAATCCAGAGTGACAGCCGCAGACAGTCGCCCCGTCTCTGAGCGAGTGGCTATGTGGAGGACACTTAGAGCATCCTGCATCTGAAGACTTGGCCTTGTAAAACCCAACAGAGCAGGctggggacagacagagacaaagagaaagacaagatTTAAAACTCTGGTTTAAGAGCAATGCTTCGCCAGGGCCACCAGCACCAGAACATATCAGTGAAAGCATGTCAGTGACTGTTTGGGGAGTGGGTGAGATTTCATCCTCAACTATCACATTGATAAGTGCCTCATACACCCCATTTCAACTAAACCGAACCTTCCCTTTAATTTTTATGATGAATTtttaactaaaaaaataaattattcgCTACAGCTCATAAAGTGTACATATTTCCTggctttctttgtcttttctgatAACAAACTGGCTGCTGTTTGGACAAAATAAGCTGTCTAAATATGTCGACACgggctctgggaaactgtgataGCAATGTTTcactgttgctgcagctgctacagTTAACAAATGAATCAAGacaataatcagcagattaattaaaaatgaaaataaataatgagtTGCAGCTCTAATGTGCAAAATCACACAGGTGTTGGTGCAGATTTCCAGTTTCACATTATTCCACTGATAAAACACTGGTTTCCGAATATTCAACGAGTGCAATATTGCAAATGACTcgtgaaaaaaacatgttgttagTCAGTTTATAGTAATTAAAGTCCAGCCTGATGTGGGCCAGTTGACCCCTGACCTTTGATACACTCTTTGTTGTCTTCCATATTGACAGCTCAGACAACCCAGACAACGAGCTAATCAACACAATGTCTGCATTTCAATCTGAAGATAAACAACTGTAAAGAAAAATCTGAAGAGAGACATAGATATAGCATGAAAGGGAAGGGCACTATGACTTCTTTTATCTTTGATTTTGACAAGCGAAGAAAAGAAACACCTAAAAGAACACTCAGCGATGAGCTCCCACTCACGCacacagaaaccagaaacaCTAGAACTGAATACATCAAAACTCCACAGCGCCGGCAGCCCACACAAATATAATTGACATTTAAATAtatgaaagaggagaaacagagaaagagagagggtgagagagagacagaggggggtggagggagagaaatcTTCTCTCTGTATACCAAGAATTCAGGCATTGACAGagcaacaataaaataaatgagtGCATAATTATACTGCTTGACATCCACTGGTGAAGCAAAAGAGACGGTAAAGCGTGGCTGGttacagacatttttttctctctttaatttcaGAAGGAAATCCTTCATTTGTTTCTAGTGCAATCACTTTTTCAACACCTTCTTTTTCATCATTACACCCTATTCATTCCCCTTCCTCAATCCCACCATCTTTCCTggttctctccttttttttttctccactccTTTCACATTTCCAAGGGAGATGAAGACATCCCAGTGGGAGTGGATAGGAATGTGGGAACGATGTGCACgcgtaaatgtgtgtgtgtttgagtttgtcAGGGTGCTTTATGACACTCTCATCAGTagatgagagggaggaagtcTCCTCTCTGTAATCTACTCACACCGACCATCCTGCCCCATCTGCGTGAGCCTCCGTAGATTTGCTCTTTCACACACTCATGAGCCCtccctttcacatttttcacaacctCCCTCATTCGCTCCCCGCGCACTTCCTCCTCGACCTCTACTTATCTGGCTTTGTGTCTCTGATAACTCTCTCACTCCTGCTGAATCTCTGTATATCCCTTTCCTCTCCAAGTGTCAAACCGCCAGAAAGCTTTGAAGCGGCGTTTATGGCTCGATATCGGTACCAACTGAAACGAGaccgcacacaaacacgcaaacCTGTAAGTccataaacacatttacagctgaTAAGGTTGCCTTTCATCTGGTGAATGACACACCAGAATGTGTCAGCTGATCATCAAATGCCCGATAAAACACGGTATCATCACTCTCCTGTTGTTGTGCACATTCCTTTTTAATCATAATAATACATCTTTATTGCCCATTCATTGGAAATTCATCTTTGGCTTCAAAGCAAAGCACATGGtgtgataaaaaaataaaaataaaataaagggaCATGGCGACatggcgtgcacacacacacgtgcactttAGAGCTTCCTCTGCCGAGATAAAAACAAGGAATGTGTATTTATGAAGATTTGTAAGCCACATGTGGGAAAGAGTTAAAGGGAGAAAGATAGAGAAAAGTATTTGACCTGCAGAGGACTTAAGGGATGATTATAGGGCAAAACAAGAGTCTGCCAGGGGGTAGCACactgcctttgtctctgtccctcccAATCCTCTATCCCTGTCTtcaacacagaggacagaatgaaggaggaagagaaagaaaggagcgAGTATTTGAAGCCATAAACTTCCTTCAGCACCCTCTCATGTCTCTATTCCCTCTTGTCTGTAgccttttgtgtcttttttagcACTGGTTTCGATGAGGgaagggaggggtgggggggggggctgagtgCTGCTGACCTGGAATAAGAGCTCATGAGGGTGTCATTAACCCGACATTAACCCTACGCTACCAAGGGCCGCGCAGAGCCTGAGCTCGACCACTAAACCGGGAGAGACACAAGCGTACACAAATACTGATAAGATAAGGTGAGATCGTGTTTAGATGTGTGTCTATATGAGCATGTTCACATTTTGCCTGTTAGCAGCAGAGCGAACAGGCTGTTATCAGCTGCTTGTCCgagaaagtgaaagagggagTGCCAAGGATGGGGAAGGATGACTGAGAGAGGCAGCGAGAGAAAAAGACCGACAAGGAGCGAGAGATaaagaggtgaggagaggaaaaaaagggagtgagcggagaggagggagaagaagcGGAGGGGAAGGTGCCCTTTGATTACTATCAGCATTGTCGGCATTTGCATATGCATTCTTCTGCTAcctaaaatgcaaatgtgg carries:
- the LOC139338399 gene encoding ephrin type-A receptor 4-A-like isoform X2 produces the protein MEPLQPARRANREHTRFDAAHMAANLRRIFSTLIWIITIVSSSRTRIYSPNEVTLLDTRTVPGELKWAASPSEGGWEEVSIMDEKNIPIRTYQVCNVLEPNQNNWLRTDWIPRSGAQRVYVEVKFTLRDCNSLPGVTGTCKETFNLYYHESNEDRESYIKESSFIKVDTVAADESFTQVDVGDRIMKLNTEVRDVKVTTRKGFYLAFQDVGACIALVSVRVFYKTCPLTVRNLATFPDTVTGADTSSLVEVRGSCVNQSEEREEPKMYCGADGEWLVPIGGCLCNPGYQEKSGMCKACSVGFYKAKSSDAGCSKCPPHSHSLRDGATVCGCHSGFFRADSDPPSMACTQPPSAPQQLISVVNETSVVLEWAPPRRLGGRSDTSYSLECLICQTGSHSQTGAKALPRNRSISHPEAQHTGLEMQSDQGIVGSEVQSGRGVFQSRPVPGDYPKLDSGSSSQLCLPCGSDVLFSPSQTALKTTRVVVSELRAHTHYTFIVHARNGVSQASGAGAAQSVSVTVTTNQAAPSPVSSIQATDVTRHSLSLAWQQPDRPNGVILEYEVKFYEKDQRERSYRIMRTFSRSVDVTGLNPLTVYVFHVRARTAAGYGEFSAPFEFSTNSDPFPLIGEGVNSAFLLLSVSGVGILLLISAAVFIISRRRSKYSKTKQDSEEEKHLNPGVKIYVDPFTYEDPDQAIHEFAKEIDVSSIHIERVIGMGEFGEVCSGRLRVHGKREIYVAVKSLKAGYSDKQRRDFLSEASIMGQFDHPNIIRLEGVVTRCKPLMIITEYMENGSLDAFLRKHDGQFTVIQLVGMLRGIASGMKYLSDMSYVHRDLAARNILVNSNLVCKVSDFGLSRVLEDDPEAAYTTREATGTYLSPGGKIPIRWTAPEAIAYRKFTTASDVWSYGIVMWEVVSYGERPYWDMNNQDVIKAIEEGYRLPAPMDCPVVLHQLMLDCWERERAERPTFSQILNMLDKLIRNPGTLRRTGGDRPTATMLESGVGSEVCVSVVQEVCVPEWSVCVWLQSVGLERYRDTLAAAGYTSLDRLLALTHQEMDRLGIITPSHQDILISSVQQEMLSHMQHMQHTMVPV
- the LOC139338399 gene encoding ephrin type-A receptor 4-A-like isoform X1: MEPLQPARRANREHTRFDAAHMAANLRRIFSTLIWIITIVSSSRTRIYSPNEVTLLDTRTVPGELKWAASPSEGGWEEVSIMDEKNIPIRTYQVCNVLEPNQNNWLRTDWIPRSGAQRVYVEVKFTLRDCNSLPGVTGTCKETFNLYYHESNEDRESYIKESSFIKVDTVAADESFTQVDVGDRIMKLNTEVRDVKVTTRKGFYLAFQDVGACIALVSVRVFYKTCPLTVRNLATFPDTVTGADTSSLVEVRGSCVNQSEEREEPKMYCGADGEWLVPIGGCLCNPGYQEKSGMCKACSVGFYKAKSSDAGCSKCPPHSHSLRDGATVCGCHSGFFRADSDPPSMACTQPPSAPQQLISVVNETSVVLEWAPPRRLGGRSDTSYSLECLICQTGSHSQTGAKALPRNRSISHPEAQHTGLEMQSDQGIVGSEVQSGRGVFQSRPVPGDYPKLDSGSSSQLCLPCGSDVLFSPSQTALKTTRVVVSELRAHTHYTFIVHARNGVSQASGAGAAQSVSVTVTTNQAAPSPVSSIQATDVTRHSLSLAWQQPDRPNGVILEYEVKFYEKDQRERSYRIMRTFSRSVDVTGLNPLTVYVFHVRARTAAGYGEFSAPFEFSTNSDPFPLIGEGVNSAFLLLSVSGVGILLLISAAVFIISRRRSKYSKTKQDSEEEKHLNPGVKIYVDPFTYEDPDQAIHEFAKEIDVSSIHIERVIGMGEFGEVCSGRLRVHGKREIYVAVKSLKAGYSDKQRRDFLSEASIMGQFDHPNIIRLEGVVTRCELLTESTNSLWSYLSCVHVLIQLNVSACLGKPLMIITEYMENGSLDAFLRKHDGQFTVIQLVGMLRGIASGMKYLSDMSYVHRDLAARNILVNSNLVCKVSDFGLSRVLEDDPEAAYTTREATGTYLSPGGKIPIRWTAPEAIAYRKFTTASDVWSYGIVMWEVVSYGERPYWDMNNQDVIKAIEEGYRLPAPMDCPVVLHQLMLDCWERERAERPTFSQILNMLDKLIRNPGTLRRTGGDRPTATMLESGVGSEVCVSVVQEVCVPEWSVCVWLQSVGLERYRDTLAAAGYTSLDRLLALTHQEMDRLGIITPSHQDILISSVQQEMLSHMQHMQHTMVPV